A genomic segment from Pseudomonas sessilinigenes encodes:
- a CDS encoding sugar ABC transporter ATP-binding protein has translation MSVSAANAVLSVSGIGKTYAQPVLAGIDLTLQRGEVLALTGENGAGKSTLSKIIGGLVSPTTGHMRFNGQDYRPGSRTQAEELGIRMVMQELNLLPTLSVAENLFLDNLPNQGGWISRKQLRKAAIEAMAQVGLDAIDPDTLVGELGIGHQQMVEIARNLIGDCHVLILDEPTAMLTSREVEMLFEQITRLQARGVSIIYISHRLEELARVAQRIAVLRDGCLVCVEPMANYNSEQLVNLMVGRELGEHIDLGARKIGAPALTISNLSRSDKVRDVSFEVRSGEIFGISGLIGAGRTELLRLIFGADVADSGSIALGSPARTVSIRSPVDAVANGIALITEDRKGEGLLLTQTISANIALGNMPAISSSGLVNSQDEEQLARRQIDAMRIRSSSPAQRVSELSGGNQQKVVIGRWLERDCSVLLFDEPTRGIDVGAKFDIYGLLGELTRQGKALVVVSSDLRELMLICDRIGVLSAGRLIDTFERDSWTQDELLAAAFAGYQKRDALLNEAAPRTAP, from the coding sequence ATGTCTGTTTCAGCTGCGAACGCTGTCCTTTCGGTCAGCGGTATCGGCAAGACCTATGCGCAACCGGTATTGGCCGGCATCGACCTGACGCTACAGCGCGGCGAGGTGCTGGCGTTGACCGGCGAAAATGGCGCCGGCAAGAGTACCTTGTCGAAGATCATCGGCGGCCTGGTCAGCCCCACTACCGGCCACATGCGCTTCAATGGCCAGGACTATCGACCGGGCAGTCGTACCCAGGCCGAGGAGCTGGGTATCCGCATGGTCATGCAGGAGCTCAATCTGCTGCCCACGCTGTCGGTGGCCGAGAACCTGTTCCTCGACAACCTGCCCAACCAGGGTGGCTGGATCAGTCGCAAGCAACTGCGCAAGGCGGCGATCGAGGCCATGGCCCAGGTCGGCCTGGATGCCATCGATCCCGATACCCTGGTAGGCGAGCTGGGAATCGGTCATCAACAGATGGTAGAGATCGCTCGCAACCTGATCGGCGACTGCCATGTGCTGATCCTGGACGAGCCTACCGCCATGCTCACGTCCCGTGAGGTGGAGATGCTCTTCGAGCAGATCACCCGGCTCCAGGCCCGTGGTGTCTCCATCATCTATATCTCCCATCGCCTGGAAGAGCTGGCCAGGGTTGCTCAGCGCATTGCGGTGCTGCGTGATGGCTGCCTGGTCTGCGTCGAGCCCATGGCCAATTACAACAGTGAACAACTGGTGAACCTGATGGTGGGGCGCGAACTGGGCGAGCATATCGACCTGGGCGCGCGCAAGATTGGCGCACCCGCGTTGACCATCAGCAACCTGAGTCGCTCGGACAAGGTTCGTGATGTCTCCTTCGAAGTGCGCAGCGGCGAGATCTTCGGGATTTCCGGCCTGATCGGGGCAGGGCGCACCGAGCTGTTGCGGCTGATCTTCGGTGCTGACGTTGCTGACAGTGGCAGCATTGCCCTGGGCTCTCCAGCTCGGACGGTAAGCATCCGTTCCCCGGTGGATGCGGTAGCCAATGGCATTGCCCTGATTACCGAGGATCGCAAGGGCGAGGGTCTGCTCTTGACCCAGACCATCAGTGCCAATATCGCCCTGGGCAATATGCCGGCCATTTCAAGTAGTGGCCTGGTCAACTCCCAGGATGAGGAACAGTTGGCCCGGCGACAGATCGATGCCATGCGCATCCGCAGTTCCAGTCCGGCGCAACGGGTGTCCGAGCTGTCCGGTGGCAACCAGCAGAAGGTGGTGATCGGTCGGTGGTTGGAGCGCGACTGCTCGGTGCTGCTGTTCGATGAGCCGACCCGTGGTATCGACGTTGGCGCCAAGTTCGACATCTATGGCCTATTGGGTGAGTTGACGCGCCAGGGCAAGGCCTTGGTGGTGGTCTCCAGTGACCTGCGGGAATTGATGCTGATCTGTGATCGCATCGGCGTGCTGTCTGCTGGACGGTTGATCGATACCTTCGAGCGCGACAGTTGGACCCAGGACGAATTGCTTGCTGCCGCGTTTGCCGGCTATCAAAAACGAGATGCGTTGCTCAATGAAGCGGCGCCTAGGACTGCACCATGA